In the Streptomyces sp. SJL17-4 genome, CCAGCGCGCCCACTGGGCCTACGGACAGACCTCCGAGATCGGCGGCGAGCTGATCGACACCAGCCACAAGAAGATCCTGGAACTCTGCCGCCGCTTCGGCCTCGACGTCGAGGACTTCCTCGGCGGCGGTCCCATCGGGGCCGAGGAGGTCCTCTGGTTCGACGGCGCCTACTACCCGCGCCACCAGGCCGACGAGGACTTCAAGGCGGTCTACCAGGCCCTGCGCCGCGACCTCTCCGAGGCGGGGGAGGTCCTCTGGAACCAGACCACTCCCACCGGCACCGCACTCGACAACATGTCGGTGTACGAGTGGATCGAGACCCGCGTGCCCGGCGGGCACACCTCCCCGCTCGGCAAGTTCATCGACGTCGCCTACAACGTCGAGTACGGCGCCGACACCACCGAACAGTCCTCGCTCGCCCTCGTGCTGCTCATGGGCTACCAGACCAATCCGGGCAACTTCAACATCTGGGGCCTGTCCAACGAGCGGTACCACATCGTCGGCGGCAACGACCGGCTTCCCCACGCCATCGCCGGGGCACTCACCCCCGGCACCCTGCGCCCCGGCTGGTCCCTGACCGCCGTACGGGCCAACGCCGACGGCACCCAGACGCTGACCTTCACCGAGGCCGGCGCCACCCGGACCGTCACCGCCGACCACACGGTCCTCTGCCTGCCGCTCCCCGTCCTCCAGCAGCTCGACACCTCCCAGGCCGGGTTCGACCCGCTGATGAGGAACCTGCTGAGGGACGCGCGGATGGGCCACTGCACCAAACTCAACATGCAGTTCGGCACCCGCCCGTGGCGCGGCACCGGCCCCTGGCCGGGCGTCTCGGCCGGTGACTGCTTCACCGACACCGAGGTCCAGCAGACCTGGGACACCACCAAGATCCAGGGTGGGACCGGCGGCATCCTCCTCCAGTACGGCGGCGGCAGCCTCGCCAGGTCGCTCACGCCCGCCGGACCGTTCTCCACCGAGTCGGACCCGTACGTACGGACCCTCGTCAGCCGTCACCTGGCCGGCATCGACGCCTTCTTCCCCGGCACCTCGCGGGCGTACACGGGGCGCGCCCAGCTCTCCGCCTGGCACCGGAACCCGTACTCACTCGGCGCGTACTCCTGCTGGCCCGTCGGCTACCTCCACCGGTACGCCGGTTACGAGGGCACCGCGCAGGGCAACGTCCACATCGGCGGCGAGCACTGCAGCTACGACTTCCAGGGCTTCATGGAAGGCGGAGCGACCGAGGGCGAGCGGGCCGCCAAGGAGGTGATCGACGCGCTGAGATGAGCCCCGGGCGG is a window encoding:
- a CDS encoding FAD-dependent oxidoreductase, which gives rise to MARTNPMHLLKTLAAEHADARRLNLPVDALRGMRADALGRRSLLKYAAAAGVTAGVGLGGAVPARAATPDPPVRTTARVAVVGAGISGLTAALTLQDAGLSPALYEANPSRVGGRMWTQRAHWAYGQTSEIGGELIDTSHKKILELCRRFGLDVEDFLGGGPIGAEEVLWFDGAYYPRHQADEDFKAVYQALRRDLSEAGEVLWNQTTPTGTALDNMSVYEWIETRVPGGHTSPLGKFIDVAYNVEYGADTTEQSSLALVLLMGYQTNPGNFNIWGLSNERYHIVGGNDRLPHAIAGALTPGTLRPGWSLTAVRANADGTQTLTFTEAGATRTVTADHTVLCLPLPVLQQLDTSQAGFDPLMRNLLRDARMGHCTKLNMQFGTRPWRGTGPWPGVSAGDCFTDTEVQQTWDTTKIQGGTGGILLQYGGGSLARSLTPAGPFSTESDPYVRTLVSRHLAGIDAFFPGTSRAYTGRAQLSAWHRNPYSLGAYSCWPVGYLHRYAGYEGTAQGNVHIGGEHCSYDFQGFMEGGATEGERAAKEVIDALR